A single window of Larimichthys crocea isolate SSNF chromosome XII, L_crocea_2.0, whole genome shotgun sequence DNA harbors:
- the mul2 gene encoding mitochondrial ubiquitin ligase activator of nfkb 1-A isoform X1: MDGFPVKVTEAVCLGASLAISGICYYLYKKSRTTLDKLDDAPHFTIDGKLKDILKVTPGACLQYAVIEGAVRPVGEPLTSQFQKEIVGVLQKFLLREHRLVWNGLSRTWMDSERVLHQRVNEVPFVLVGSDETMVRVLCPIQASGVHTEITHEKFHQVNYGFGDIVGQYLSGEKLKGQLETEEMLKVGTALTGIGEVMLDTDGMLCLRPPPNGTQYFLSIADFDTLRGEQESMATGWKALTITFALVGAAVLLWVGRRYYYRLKVQWEQDHERREFERLQAEATRARALLTGPEASQDREHIENACVICLSQPRNCILLDCGHVCCCHSCYQALPHRRCPICRQNISRVVPLYHV; this comes from the exons ATGGATGGATTTCCTGTGAAGGTTACAGAGGCAGTGTGTCTTGGGGCCAGCCTTGCCATCTCAGGCATCTGCTACTATCTCTATAAGAAGAGCCGGACAACGCTAGATAAGCTTGAT GATGCTCCACACTTCACCATAGATGGCAAActcaaagacattttgaaagTTACTCCAGGAGCATGTCTACAGTATGCTGTCATTGAAG GGGCTGTGCGACCAGTGGGCGAGCCTTTGACAAGTCAATTTCAAAAAGAAATTGTCGGAGTGTTGCAGAAATTCCTCTTAAGGGAGCACAGACTGGTGTGGAATGGCCTTTCACGCACTTG GATGGACAGTGAACGAGTCTTGCACCAAAGAGTGAATGAAGTGCCCTTTGTGTTAGTTGGATCGGATGAGACCATGGTCAGAGTCCTGTGCCCTATCCAGGCCTCCGGAGTGCACACGGAGATCACCCACGAAAAGTTCCACCAGGTCAACTATGGCTTTGGTGACATCGTAGGACAATACCTGAGTGGGGAGAAGCTTAAAGGGCAACTCGAGACCGAGGAAATGCTCAAA gTGGGCACAGCTCTCACAGGCATAGGAGAGGTGATGCTGGACACAGATGGTATGCTGTGTCTTCGACCCCCTCCTAATGGCACACAGTACTTCTTGAGCATTGCAGACTTTGACACCCTGCGAGGAGAGCAAGAGAGCATGGCTACAGGTTGGAAGGCACTGACTATCACCTTTGCTTTGGTGGGAGCAGCGGTCTTACTCTGGGTTGGTCGACGGTACTACTACCGACTAAAAGTTCAGTGGGAGCAGGACCATGAGAGGAGGGAATTTGAGAGACTCCAGGCTGAAGCCACAAGAGCACGTGCTCTGTTGACGGGCCCCGAGGCCTCTCAAGACAGGGAACACATAGAGAACGCATGTGTGATTTGCCTCAGTCAGCCACGTAATTGTATTCTGTTGGACTGTGGACATGTGTGCTGCTGCCACAGCTGCTACCAGGCTCTTCCACACCGCCGATGCCCTATATGTAGACAAAACATCAGCAGGGTGGTGCCTCTATACCACGTCTAA
- the mul2 gene encoding mitochondrial ubiquitin ligase activator of nfkb 1-A isoform X2: MDGFPVKDAPHFTIDGKLKDILKVTPGACLQYAVIEGAVRPVGEPLTSQFQKEIVGVLQKFLLREHRLVWNGLSRTWMDSERVLHQRVNEVPFVLVGSDETMVRVLCPIQASGVHTEITHEKFHQVNYGFGDIVGQYLSGEKLKGQLETEEMLKVGTALTGIGEVMLDTDGMLCLRPPPNGTQYFLSIADFDTLRGEQESMATGWKALTITFALVGAAVLLWVGRRYYYRLKVQWEQDHERREFERLQAEATRARALLTGPEASQDREHIENACVICLSQPRNCILLDCGHVCCCHSCYQALPHRRCPICRQNISRVVPLYHV; this comes from the exons ATGGATGGATTTCCTGTGAAG GATGCTCCACACTTCACCATAGATGGCAAActcaaagacattttgaaagTTACTCCAGGAGCATGTCTACAGTATGCTGTCATTGAAG GGGCTGTGCGACCAGTGGGCGAGCCTTTGACAAGTCAATTTCAAAAAGAAATTGTCGGAGTGTTGCAGAAATTCCTCTTAAGGGAGCACAGACTGGTGTGGAATGGCCTTTCACGCACTTG GATGGACAGTGAACGAGTCTTGCACCAAAGAGTGAATGAAGTGCCCTTTGTGTTAGTTGGATCGGATGAGACCATGGTCAGAGTCCTGTGCCCTATCCAGGCCTCCGGAGTGCACACGGAGATCACCCACGAAAAGTTCCACCAGGTCAACTATGGCTTTGGTGACATCGTAGGACAATACCTGAGTGGGGAGAAGCTTAAAGGGCAACTCGAGACCGAGGAAATGCTCAAA gTGGGCACAGCTCTCACAGGCATAGGAGAGGTGATGCTGGACACAGATGGTATGCTGTGTCTTCGACCCCCTCCTAATGGCACACAGTACTTCTTGAGCATTGCAGACTTTGACACCCTGCGAGGAGAGCAAGAGAGCATGGCTACAGGTTGGAAGGCACTGACTATCACCTTTGCTTTGGTGGGAGCAGCGGTCTTACTCTGGGTTGGTCGACGGTACTACTACCGACTAAAAGTTCAGTGGGAGCAGGACCATGAGAGGAGGGAATTTGAGAGACTCCAGGCTGAAGCCACAAGAGCACGTGCTCTGTTGACGGGCCCCGAGGCCTCTCAAGACAGGGAACACATAGAGAACGCATGTGTGATTTGCCTCAGTCAGCCACGTAATTGTATTCTGTTGGACTGTGGACATGTGTGCTGCTGCCACAGCTGCTACCAGGCTCTTCCACACCGCCGATGCCCTATATGTAGACAAAACATCAGCAGGGTGGTGCCTCTATACCACGTCTAA
- the alg3 gene encoding dol-P-Man:Man(5)GlcNAc(2)-PP-Dol alpha-1,3-mannosyltransferase: MAGGVRRKSPGTPSPLWGKLHSLWQDKHLVLFKTEYTLLVVSILWFLEIGINVWVIHKVAYTEIDWKAYMDEVEGVINGTYDYTQLKGDTGPLVYPAGFVYVFTALYYITSHGVNIRLGQYLFAVFYLITLLLVFRIYHRTKKVPPYVFFFVCCASYRIHSIFVLRLFNDPVAMMLLFAAVNLFMDGYWTLGCGLYSLAVSVKMNVLLFAPGLLFLLVSEFGLIRTIPKLSLCAVIQVALGLPFLLENPIGYLSRAFDLGRQFMFKWTVNWRFLPEWLFLNRYFHLLLLTAHLLTLLLFALRRWKRPGESIFELLKEPSKRKIPAPKNTVDQIVLILFTSNFIGMCFSRSLHYQFYVWYFHTLPYLLWSGGVKKLAHLLRVLILGLIELSWNTYPSTNGSSAALHVCHLIILLCLWLAPALPSAPAETQEDKPAKDKRQ; encoded by the exons ATGGCAGGAGGTGTGCGGAGAAAGTCTCCCggcaccccgtccccactgtGGGGGAAACTTCACTCACTGTGGCAGGACAAACATTTGGTCCTGTTCAAGACGGAGTACACGTTACTGGTCGTTTCGATCTTGTGGTTCTTGGAGATCGGGATCAATGTGTGGGTCATACATAAAGTAGCGT ATACTGAGATAGACTGGAAAGCCTACATGGATGAAGTAGAGGGAGTCATCAATGGTACCTATGACTACACCCAGCTTAAAGGAGACACCGGCCCCTTGGT GTACCCGGCTGGTTTTGTCTACGTCTTCACAGCTCTCTACTACATCACCAGCCATGGGGTGAATATCCGTCTGGGACAGTATCTCTTTGCTGTTTTCTACCTCATCACACTGCTGCTCGTCTTCAGGATATACCACCGCACTAAGAAG gttccTCCCTATGTGTTCTTCTTTGTGTGCTGTGCTTCTTATCGGATCCACTCCATCTTTGTGCTGCGTCTCTTTAATGATCCAGTGGCCATGATGCTGCTGTTTGCAGCCGTCAACCTCTTCATGGATGGATACTGGACACTGGGCTGCGGCCTTTACAG TTTAGCAGTGTCTGTGAAAATGAACGTGCTGCTCTTTGCTCCCGGGCTACTTTTCCTTCTCGTGTCTGAGTTTGGTCTAATCAGGACAATCCCAAAACTTTCTCTATGTGCGGTTATACAG GTTGCGCTCGGTCTGCCTTTCCTCCTGGAGAATCCGATTGGTTATCTGAGCCGGGCGTTCGATCTTGGTCGTCAGTTTATGTTCAAGTGGACAGTCAACTGGCGCTTCCTGCCAGAATGGCTCTTCTTGAATCGGTACTTCCACTTACTCCTGCTGACTGCCCACCTGCTCACCCTGCTGCTCTTTGCTCTCCGCCGTTGGAAGAG GCCAGGAGAAAGCATCTTCGAACTCCTCAAAGAGCCAAGCAAGAGAAAAATCCCTGCACCGAAAAACACTGTTGATC AGATTGTGCTGATTCTGTTCACCTCTAACTTTATTGGCATGTGCTTCAGCCGTTCGTTGCACTACCAGTTTTACGTCTGGTACTTCCACACGCTGCCTTACCTGCTCTGGAGTGGAGGAGTCAAGAAGCTGGCCCACCTGCTCAG GGTACTGATCCTGGGTCTGATCGAGCTTTCGTGGAACACCTACCCCTCTACTAACGGCAGCTCAGCTGCACTCCATGTCTGTcacctcatcatcctcctctgtctgtggtTAGCTCCGGCCCTGCCTTCAGCCCCAGCCGAAACGCAAGAAGATAAACCCGCCAAGGACAAACGCCAGTGA